From Bacillota bacterium, a single genomic window includes:
- a CDS encoding beta-L-arabinofuranosidase domain-containing protein has product MHTTTPAPWHKVTLRDPVWASRMRTMREVGLRYQWEALNDRVPGVPRSHAVANFRIAAGDQDGTFYGMVFQDSDVYKWLEAAAYFLAAGRDPELEQAASVVVDLIARAQQPDGYLNTYFTIAEPGKRWTNVRERHELYCAGHMIEAAVAHFQATGDRRLLDVACRLADHIASVFGRGPGQKRGYPGHPEAELALVKLYRATGERRYLELSRYFIEERGQQPHWYDIEADARGEPPERRRFDYSYSQAHMPFRQQTKLDGHAVRALYLLSGAIDVATETADRELLEVCRRLFANATGQRMYVTGGVGSSASGERFTFDYDLPNDRAYSETCASIALVFAAHRMVQVDVDRQYTDMMERALYNSVLSGISLDGTKFFYVNPLEVWPEASLRRYDTRHVLPVRQGWFDCACCPPNLARLIASVGQYMYSTDDSGVYFHLYAAGEAQLEVGGTPVRLAQETLYPWDGAIRVTVHPRVRREFTLALRIPGWARSPLLSVNGQGVSLDGVIDRGYAYLTRTWREGDVVELQLPMPVERIEAHPQVRADAGKIAIQRGPIVYCLEEVDNGPNLPAIVLPRDSALEAHWEPDFLGGVVVVTGSGMRVDESSWEGELYRPVGHTRARPVDVTAVPYATWGNRKPGEMLVWLRES; this is encoded by the coding sequence GTGCACACAACCACGCCAGCGCCATGGCACAAGGTCACGCTTCGCGACCCGGTGTGGGCGTCACGCATGCGGACCATGCGAGAGGTAGGCTTACGTTACCAGTGGGAAGCGCTCAATGATCGGGTACCGGGTGTTCCCCGCAGCCACGCCGTGGCCAACTTCCGGATCGCGGCGGGCGATCAGGACGGAACGTTTTATGGGATGGTTTTCCAGGACAGCGATGTCTACAAGTGGCTGGAGGCCGCTGCGTACTTCCTGGCGGCCGGGCGCGATCCCGAACTCGAGCAGGCGGCCAGCGTGGTCGTCGACCTCATCGCACGCGCCCAACAGCCCGACGGATACCTCAACACCTACTTCACCATTGCGGAGCCAGGCAAGCGATGGACCAACGTGCGGGAACGGCACGAGCTCTACTGCGCCGGCCACATGATCGAGGCCGCTGTTGCGCACTTCCAGGCAACCGGCGACCGCCGCCTCCTCGACGTCGCCTGTCGCCTGGCCGACCACATCGCGTCGGTCTTCGGCCGCGGCCCGGGGCAAAAGCGCGGCTACCCGGGGCACCCGGAAGCGGAGCTCGCACTGGTCAAGCTCTACCGCGCCACCGGAGAGCGGCGCTACCTCGAGCTCAGCCGTTACTTCATCGAGGAACGGGGCCAACAGCCGCACTGGTACGACATCGAAGCGGATGCGAGAGGTGAGCCGCCAGAGCGGCGCCGGTTCGACTATTCGTACAGCCAGGCTCACATGCCGTTCCGACAGCAGACGAAGCTGGATGGGCACGCCGTCAGGGCGTTGTACCTCCTGAGCGGCGCCATCGACGTCGCCACCGAGACGGCGGATCGGGAGCTTCTCGAGGTATGCCGGCGCCTGTTCGCCAATGCCACGGGGCAACGCATGTACGTGACCGGTGGGGTCGGGTCTTCTGCCTCAGGAGAGCGCTTCACGTTCGACTACGACCTTCCCAACGACCGGGCCTACAGCGAGACGTGCGCCAGCATCGCGCTGGTCTTTGCGGCGCACCGGATGGTACAGGTCGACGTGGACCGGCAGTACACCGACATGATGGAGCGAGCGCTGTACAACAGCGTGCTGAGCGGGATCTCGCTCGACGGGACCAAGTTTTTCTACGTCAACCCGCTGGAGGTATGGCCCGAGGCCTCGCTGCGGCGGTACGACACGCGCCACGTCCTGCCAGTACGGCAAGGGTGGTTCGACTGTGCCTGTTGCCCGCCCAACCTGGCGCGCCTTATTGCCTCCGTTGGTCAGTACATGTACTCGACCGACGACTCCGGTGTCTACTTCCACCTCTACGCCGCAGGCGAGGCGCAACTGGAAGTCGGCGGGACCCCCGTGCGCCTCGCCCAGGAGACGCTCTATCCGTGGGACGGAGCGATTCGGGTCACGGTGCACCCGCGCGTTCGCAGGGAATTCACACTGGCCCTGCGCATACCCGGCTGGGCGAGGAGCCCCCTGCTCAGCGTTAACGGTCAGGGCGTATCCCTTGACGGGGTCATCGACCGCGGGTATGCCTACCTCACCCGGACCTGGCGAGAAGGCGACGTCGTCGAGCTGCAACTGCCCATGCCCGTCGAACGGATCGAGGCACACCCGCAGGTGCGTGCGGACGCCGGCAAGATCGCCATTCAGCGCGGCCCCATCGTCTACTGCCTGGAAGAGGTGGACAACGGCCCGAATCTGCCCGCGATTGTCCTGCCACGGGACAGCGCGCTCGAGGCCCACTGGGAGCCAGACTTTCTTGGCGGGGTAGTCGTAGTCACGGGCTCAGGTATGCGCGTCGACGAGTCCTCGTGGGAAGGCGAGCTGTACCGCCCCGTGGGCCACACCAGGGCACGACCGGTCGACGTGACCGCGGTCCCTTACGCCACCTGGGGCAATCGCAAACCCGGGGAAATGCTCGTGTGGCTGCGGGAGAGCTGA